The sequence GAACATCCAAAGAATTGGATTTTCCAAAACTTAATGGATGATCATGATTTCCAACAACCGAGATGACCGGAATCCCGGCTTCTTGCAATCTAAATAATTCAATCATAAATAGTTTTTGTTGAGTTGGCGTTGGAAATGCCGTTTTATATGCATCGCCACAAAATAAAAAGAAATCTATTTTTTCTTTAATTGCAGCATCAACAATATTTTTAAGACTATCCCTAAAATCTAAAAGACGGGAATGATTTCCCGTCTTAATATCTATTTTGCCGTAATTTTCAACACCTAAATGTATATCGGCAGTATGAAAAAATTTAATCATAAATTCTGTGCGCTCTTAGGCTTCACGGCTCCTACAAAATTAAGTTTAGATCTTTTTTCTTTATGAACTGAACTTGAAACAGAACTTTCAGTTTCTTTTTTATTTTTGTTTTTTAGTTTTTTTGCATATCCAACTTTATTTTCCTGTCTGGCTCTTGCTATTGCCAAACTTTCCTTGGGAACATCTTTTGTAATAGTGGAACCTGCAGCAGTATATGCGTCTTTTTCTATTACAACGGGAGCCACTAAAGTATTATTACTTCCAATAAATACACCATCTTTTATCTCGGTTCTATGTTTATTCACACCATCATAATTACAAGTAATGGTTCCGGCACCAATATTTACATTTTTACCAATTGTAGAATCGCCAAGGTATGTTAAATGTTTTGCACTTGAATCATCTGCAATTTCACTGTTTTTTATTTCTACAAAATTTCCGATATTGACATTATTACCAATCACAACATTATTTCGAAGTCTTGCAAATGGACCAACATGACTGTTTTTACCAATTTTACTATCTTGAACAACAGTATGTGAATGAATATAACTATTATCATCAATCTGGCAGTTATCTATTATGCAAAAAGCATTGATTGTACAATTAGAACCTATTTTTGTGCCCCTAATTATATGAACTCCGGTTCCAATATAAGATCCAATTCCAATTTCAACATCCCAGTCTATATGAATGCTTTGTGCAAGCTCAAAACGAACACCTTGGGTCATCCAATGCTTTATTATTTGAGATCTTTTTATTTGTTCTACAGCCCAAAGCTCTTCTAAAGTATTAACACCACGAACATTATCATAAGGCACAGGAATGGTTTTAACTTTTAATGCTTGATCACTTGCCATTTTTACCAAATCCGTAAGATAGTATTCTTTTTTAATAGAATCCAACTGAATATTATCTATATTGTCTTGTAAAAATTTCTTTTTAAATAAATAAATTCCGCTATTTATCAATGTTACAAATTTTTGTTCATCCGTAAGATTTCGCTCTTCAATTATAGATACATGCTTTCCGTCGCGAATAACTCGGCCATAACCTTCAGGGTTCATAGAATGTGAAGATAAAAATGTTACAACTGCACCGCTGTTATTATGAGAATAAAGAAGTTCTTCAATTATTTCTTCAGTTAACAATGGACCATCACCATTCATAACCAATATATTGTCTTTATCCCATGTTTTTTTAGTTATGCCTACAGCATTTCCGGTACCTAAAAGCTCTTTTTGAGAAATAAAATCAACTTTAAACGCAGAATCTTTAATCAATTTTTTAATCTCATCAGCTTGATAACCAACAACAACTGTTGTAGAAATACCTAAATTTTTTAATAACTTTATCGTGTACAGAATCATTGGCTGGCCACAAACTGAATAAAGTAACTTACTTCTATTTGTCTTAAATCTTGAAGATTTACCTGCCGCAAGCACTATGGCTCTGGTATTAAGTGTTTTCATTCTTCTCCTAACAACAAAAAGTTTTTTTATTTAATAAAATAATTTACTAATCGTCAAGTTTCTATTTGTATCAAAAATACAGTAATTCTCAATCTTTTTCAAAACTTTGATAATGTTATGACTTATTAAAATTTAAATCAATTATTTTTATAAATAAGTTAAAAAGTATTATTAATTTAGGTTTATTTTATGTAGAGCTTTGTAATTTTATTAAAAAAAATATAAATTAAACTTATGTTGTGGAGAGATGGCTGAGTGGTCGAAAGCGGCCGCCTCGAAAGCGGTTGTTCCGGTTAATTCCGGAACCGTGAGTTCGAATCTCACTCTCTCCACCAACCTACGCTCTAACGAGCTACGGCTGGCAGGCCAATACCAAAATAAAAAGTAATATATTAAAAATATTTGAGGGGAGTTTTTAATGAAGCCAAACAAAATAAGAATATCTAAATATATATTTCTAAAACCAATTTTATTTATACTACTTTTAACAACTTGCGGATGCAATTATTTTGGGCTATTTAACAGAATACATAAAGAGATTAAAACATCTGATGGCATAATTATATCCAATACAATAAAAGATGTAGCAAAATATGCGGATCAAAATGATTTAATTGTTTTTGATATAGACTTAACTCTTTTAAAAGAAAATTTAAAAATAGATACAAATGATAATCCAATAAATTCAAGTTTATATAGACTAATGAGCGATTATATAACTGATCACTATTATAACGAAAATATATATCAAATAATCAAAAGTATTAAAGCAAAAAAACCTGAATATGATAACAACGAATTTATAATAAAAGAATTTAAAGAATATTTACGTCCAATAGTTAATGAAAAAATGGTATTACTTTGGAATCTAATTGAACAAAATATAAGCTATATTCCAATGGAAAAAAATATTTCTGATTTTATAAACTCTCTTCACGAAAAAAATATCAAAACAATGGCTTTTACAGCAAGAGAGTGGAAAGTCAGAAAATTTACATCAAATAATTTAAGTGATGCCGGAATAAATTTAAATAAAATATCCATTTATGATAAAACAATAGAAGAAGCCCCGGTAAAAAATCAATACGGCTATGGGTATGAAAACAATATTTTATATTTAATTCGTGGTAAAAATTTTACAAAAGCAACTCAAAAGGGTTCTGTAATAATAAAATTTTTTAACAAAATTAATTATAAACCGGAAAAAGTAATATTTATTGATAATAGATTAGATAATGTACAAGATGTTGTAAGTTCATTAAATCAATTTGGCATTAAAATAATTGGTATTTGGTACAAATTTGGCGGATATGAAGATTTTCCAAAATTAAAACAGCAAGATTTTGATTTTATTGAAAAATATGCAGGAAAAAATTGGTGGCAAATTAAAATTAATACTAAAAAAGCTAAGTACCAAATTTTGGAAAA comes from Candidatus Dependentiae bacterium and encodes:
- the glmU gene encoding bifunctional UDP-N-acetylglucosamine diphosphorylase/glucosamine-1-phosphate N-acetyltransferase GlmU translates to MKTLNTRAIVLAAGKSSRFKTNRSKLLYSVCGQPMILYTIKLLKNLGISTTVVVGYQADEIKKLIKDSAFKVDFISQKELLGTGNAVGITKKTWDKDNILVMNGDGPLLTEEIIEELLYSHNNSGAVVTFLSSHSMNPEGYGRVIRDGKHVSIIEERNLTDEQKFVTLINSGIYLFKKKFLQDNIDNIQLDSIKKEYYLTDLVKMASDQALKVKTIPVPYDNVRGVNTLEELWAVEQIKRSQIIKHWMTQGVRFELAQSIHIDWDVEIGIGSYIGTGVHIIRGTKIGSNCTINAFCIIDNCQIDDNSYIHSHTVVQDSKIGKNSHVGPFARLRNNVVIGNNVNIGNFVEIKNSEIADDSSAKHLTYLGDSTIGKNVNIGAGTITCNYDGVNKHRTEIKDGVFIGSNNTLVAPVVIEKDAYTAAGSTITKDVPKESLAIARARQENKVGYAKKLKNKNKKETESSVSSSVHKEKRSKLNFVGAVKPKSAQNL
- a CDS encoding DUF2608 domain-containing protein codes for the protein MKPNKIRISKYIFLKPILFILLLTTCGCNYFGLFNRIHKEIKTSDGIIISNTIKDVAKYADQNDLIVFDIDLTLLKENLKIDTNDNPINSSLYRLMSDYITDHYYNENIYQIIKSIKAKKPEYDNNEFIIKEFKEYLRPIVNEKMVLLWNLIEQNISYIPMEKNISDFINSLHEKNIKTMAFTAREWKVRKFTSNNLSDAGINLNKISIYDKTIEEAPVKNQYGYGYENNILYLIRGKNFTKATQKGSVIIKFFNKINYKPEKVIFIDNRLDNVQDVVSSLNQFGIKIIGIWYKFGGYEDFPKLKQQDFDFIEKYAGKNWWQIKINTKKAKYQILEKINKINS